In Carettochelys insculpta isolate YL-2023 chromosome 25, ASM3395843v1, whole genome shotgun sequence, one DNA window encodes the following:
- the SIDT2 gene encoding SID1 transmembrane family member 2 isoform X5: MDTPTTDTGTGPRRSGSGRTLGAGGHPRITPDSLLARPPCHGYGYGSFESSSSLSAEAITASGGSTDISSGYTERSLENVAGRPRLDSLSSIEEDDYDTLADIESDKNVIRTKQYLYVADLARKDKRVLRKKYQIYFWNIATIAVFYALPVVQLVITYQTVVNVTGNQDICYYNFLCAHPLGNLSAFNNILSNLGYVLLGLLFLLIILQREINYNRALMRNDPRALECGIPKHFGLFYAMGTALMMEGLLSACYHVCPNYTNFQFDTSFMYMIAGLCMLKLYQKRHPDINASAYCAYACLAVVIFFSVVGVVFGKGNLLFWVVFSVLHIGATLLLSTQLYYMGRWKLNSGILRRIVHVVYTDCIRQCSGPTYVDRMVLLVMGNLINWSLAAYGLIIQPNDFASYLLAIGLCNLLLYFAFYIIMKLRSGERIQLIPLLCIVCTSVVWGFAFFFFFQGLSTWQKTPAESRQHNRDCVLLRFFDDHDIWHFLSSIAMFGSFLVLLTLDDDLDCVPQDKIYVF, from the exons atggacACGCCCACCACCGACACGGGTACGGGACCCCGGCGCAGCGGCTCAGGCAGGactctgggagctgggg GGCATCCACGCATCACCCCGGACTCCCTCCTGGCTCGCCCTCCCTGCCACGGCTACGGCTACGGCTCTTTCG AGAGCAGCTCCTCCCTGAGCGCCGAGGCCATCACAGCCAGCGGGGGCTCCACGGACATCTCCTCCGGGTACACAG AGCGCTCCCTGGAGAACGTGGCCGGCCGGCCCCGCCTGGACTCGCTCAGCTCCATAGAGGAGGACGACTACGACACGCTGGCGGACATAGAGTCAGACAAGAACGTCATCCGGACCAAG CAATACCTCTACGTGGCAGACCTGGCTCGGAAGGACAAGCGCGTCCTGCGGAAGAAATACCAGATCTACTTCTg GAACATCGCCACCATCGCAGTGTTCTACGCTCTCCCCGTCGTACAGCTGGTCATCACCTACCAGACG gtGGTGAACGTGACCGGGAATCAGGACATTTGCTACTATAACTTTCTGTGCGCCCACCCCCTGGGGAACCTCAG CGCTTTCAACAACATCCTCAGCAACCTGGGCTACGTGCTGCTGGGCCTGCTCTTTCTGCTTATCATCCTGCAGCGAGAGATCAACTACAACCGGGCGCTGATGCGCAACGACCCGCGGGCCCTG GAGTGCGGCATCCCCAAGCACTTCGGCCTGTTCTACGCCATGGGCACAGCGCTCATGATGGAGGGGCTGCTCAGCGCCTGCTACCACGTCTGCCCCAACTACACCAACTTCCAGTTCG ACACCTCCTTCATGTACATGATCGCGGGGCTCTGCATGCTGAAGCTGTACCAGAAGCGGCACCCGGACATCAACGCCAGCGCCTACTGCGCCTACGCCTGCCTGGCCGTCGTCATCTTCTTCTCCGTCGTCGGCGTG GTCTTCGGCAAAGGGAACCTGCTCTTCTGGGTCGTCTTCTCTGTCCTCCACATCGGcgccaccctgctgctgagcacGCAGCTCTACTACATGGGCCGCTGGAAACTCA ACTCGGGCATCCTGCGCAGGATCGTGCACGTGGTGTACACGGATTGCATCCGCCAGTGCAGCGGGCCCACGTACGTG GATCGAATGGTGCTACTGGTCATGGGCAACCTCATCAACTGGTCGCT TGCTGCCTACGGCCTCATCATCCAGCCCAACGACTTTGCCTCCTACCTGCTGGCCATCGGCCTCTGCAACCTGCTGCTCTACTTCGCTTTCTACATTATCATGAAG ctccgAAGCGGCGAGCGCATCCAGCTCATCCCCCTGCTCTGCATCGTTTGCACCTCCGTGGTCTGGGGCTTcgccttcttcttcttcttccagggtctcagcacctggcag AAAACCCCGGCCGAGTCCCGGCAGCACAACAGGGACTGCGTCCTGCTCCGCTTCTTCGACGACCACGACATCTGGCACTTCCTCTCCTCCATCGCCATGTTCGGCTCTTTCCTG